In a genomic window of Candidatus Binataceae bacterium:
- a CDS encoding FAD-binding protein — translation MNRRTFLKASGAAALLTMMPPGVRAAAPSSRYRPSDAAWPSQTAWKQLNETVGGNLIPIDFPLSILKNNPDSDAAKAFLKNLKNPYYIGDQAGLTETLGWVDAWETKPSVYALAARNAQDIAAAVNFARENNLRLAIKGGGHSYQGTSNAPESLLIWTRHMHEIKMHDAFVPQGCEHTLKPQPAVTLGAGTIGIQAYDAVISKGGKYVQGGGCLTVGLAGLIQGGGFGSFSKHYGTAAGSLLEAEVVTSDGQIRIANACTNPDLFWALKGGGGGTFGAVSRLTVRAHDLPEYFGTVNFKITAASDDAYRRLIRQFVSFYSENLFNDHWGEQARMRPDNTFEIAMLSHGLDAEQPKKVWQPFLDWVKRSNDYSVKWPVTIGSIPARHFWDVAWWKEHWPEVILPRNGNPVHALLDDVLLHLISQPILDYDNRPGAGSNNAWWKGNTGECGWYIWAYESLWLPESLLDSRSQQRLADALFAASRHSGLELHFNKGLGGAPPEAIAAAKDTATNPAVLSAFALVIAADGQGPAYPGIPGHEPSVDEGRRAAERIDRCVNELRAVSGETGAYVSESNYFEKGWQQSYWGGNYPRLAEIKRKYDPDGLFIVHNGVGSEQWSRDGFTKL, via the coding sequence ATGAACAGAAGAACATTCCTCAAAGCGTCGGGTGCGGCTGCCTTGCTCACGATGATGCCGCCAGGGGTGCGGGCGGCGGCGCCATCCAGCCGTTACCGTCCGAGTGATGCGGCGTGGCCGTCGCAGACCGCATGGAAGCAGCTTAACGAAACCGTCGGCGGAAATCTTATTCCGATCGACTTTCCCCTCTCGATACTCAAAAACAATCCGGACAGTGATGCCGCAAAGGCTTTTCTGAAGAATCTCAAGAATCCGTATTACATCGGTGACCAAGCCGGCCTCACGGAAACACTAGGATGGGTCGATGCGTGGGAGACTAAACCAAGTGTTTACGCCCTCGCGGCGCGAAATGCGCAGGATATCGCCGCCGCCGTCAATTTCGCTCGCGAAAACAATTTGCGGCTCGCGATCAAGGGGGGCGGCCATAGCTACCAGGGCACATCCAACGCGCCCGAATCGCTCCTCATCTGGACGCGCCACATGCATGAGATCAAGATGCATGACGCATTCGTACCGCAGGGATGCGAGCATACGCTCAAGCCTCAACCTGCGGTGACCCTCGGTGCCGGCACGATCGGGATTCAGGCGTACGATGCGGTTATCAGTAAAGGAGGGAAGTACGTCCAGGGCGGTGGATGCCTGACTGTCGGACTGGCGGGCCTAATCCAGGGCGGTGGCTTCGGGAGTTTTTCGAAGCACTACGGCACTGCCGCCGGAAGCTTGCTCGAAGCCGAGGTCGTAACCTCCGACGGCCAAATTCGAATCGCAAACGCATGCACCAATCCCGACCTGTTCTGGGCACTCAAGGGTGGTGGCGGCGGCACCTTCGGGGCCGTAAGCAGGTTGACGGTGCGAGCCCACGATCTTCCCGAGTACTTCGGAACCGTCAACTTCAAAATCACGGCGGCGTCAGACGATGCTTATCGGCGGCTCATCCGTCAGTTTGTGAGTTTCTACAGCGAGAACCTTTTCAACGATCACTGGGGTGAGCAGGCGCGCATGCGTCCCGACAACACCTTCGAAATCGCGATGCTCTCTCATGGATTGGACGCCGAGCAACCAAAGAAGGTCTGGCAACCGTTCCTCGACTGGGTCAAGCGTTCCAACGACTATTCCGTCAAATGGCCGGTGACGATTGGAAGTATTCCAGCGCGGCATTTCTGGGACGTAGCGTGGTGGAAAGAACATTGGCCCGAAGTAATTCTCCCTCGAAACGGCAATCCGGTGCACGCGCTGCTCGACGACGTGCTCCTCCACCTGATTTCTCAACCTATTTTGGACTATGACAATCGGCCTGGCGCGGGATCGAACAACGCATGGTGGAAGGGCAACACGGGCGAGTGTGGTTGGTACATATGGGCATACGAATCGCTATGGCTGCCCGAATCGCTGCTTGATAGCAGATCGCAGCAGCGGCTAGCCGACGCACTATTCGCCGCCTCCCGACATTCGGGTCTGGAACTGCACTTCAATAAGGGGCTCGGGGGAGCACCGCCCGAGGCGATCGCCGCGGCCAAGGACACGGCGACCAATCCTGCGGTTCTGAGCGCTTTCGCGCTGGTGATTGCGGCCGACGGGCAGGGGCCAGCGTATCCTGGAATTCCCGGGCACGAGCCGTCGGTTGACGAAGGCCGAAGGGCAGCGGAGCGCATCGATCGGTGCGTTAATGAACTTCGCGCGGTCAGCGGAGAAACCGGAGCGTACGTGAGCGAGAGCAACTATTTCGAGAAGGGATGGCAGCAATCGTATTGGGGAGGCAACTACCCGCGATTGGCTGAAATAAAACGGAAGTACGACCCCGATGGGCTTTTCATCGTCCATAACGGCGTTGGTTCCGAGCAGTGGAGCCGCGACGGTTTCACGAAGCTCTGA
- a CDS encoding ABC transporter ATP-binding protein, producing MNREQSKPPLVVKGLSKSFGSRLAVDGIGFTIAPGEIYGLLGPNGAGKTTSISMIAGILARDAGEVAIDGTDIDAGPAARALIGIVPQAITLYLDLTARENLDFWGRMYDLSGAALQQAIDAALDAVGLTKRADDIVGTYSGGMQRRLNLAAGILHQPKLLILDEPTVGVDPQSRSAIFDLVERLRDEGTAILYTTHYMEEAERLCARIGIIDSGKLIAEGTRAELVAGLGQDSRIEIGLGRGDSPERAERIVGALDGVMSATVENNHLHVVADRGANRLPAMLTALLNAGAMAESVRVVEPNLEDVFLRMTGRALRD from the coding sequence ATGAACCGGGAACAATCCAAGCCTCCACTGGTTGTCAAAGGGCTCAGCAAGAGCTTCGGTTCGCGGCTTGCTGTCGATGGTATCGGGTTCACCATCGCACCTGGCGAAATCTACGGACTGCTGGGACCCAACGGCGCCGGCAAAACCACCTCGATCTCAATGATCGCGGGAATCCTCGCGCGCGACGCCGGCGAAGTCGCGATCGATGGCACCGATATCGACGCGGGACCGGCGGCACGTGCCCTGATCGGAATCGTGCCGCAGGCGATCACTCTCTATCTCGATCTCACCGCGCGCGAAAATCTCGATTTCTGGGGACGGATGTACGATCTCAGCGGCGCCGCACTGCAGCAAGCGATTGACGCCGCTCTTGACGCGGTGGGTCTGACCAAGCGTGCCGACGATATCGTCGGCACCTACTCGGGCGGCATGCAGCGGCGCTTGAATCTCGCGGCCGGCATTCTGCATCAGCCCAAACTCCTCATTCTTGATGAGCCGACGGTGGGCGTGGACCCGCAGAGCCGCAGCGCCATCTTCGATCTGGTGGAGCGGCTGCGCGACGAGGGCACTGCGATCCTCTACACCACGCACTATATGGAGGAAGCGGAGCGCCTGTGCGCGCGGATCGGGATTATCGACTCGGGCAAGCTCATTGCCGAAGGCACCCGCGCCGAGCTGGTCGCGGGCCTGGGACAGGATTCTCGCATCGAGATTGGATTGGGCCGGGGCGACTCCCCGGAACGCGCCGAACGCATCGTCGGCGCCCTCGACGGGGTGATGTCGGCGACCGTGGAGAACAACCATCTTCACGTAGTTGCCGACCGTGGCGCCAATCGGTTGCCCGCGATGCTGACGGCGCTGCTCAATGCCGGGGCGATGGCGGAGAGCGTGCGGGTGGTGGAACCGAATCTTGAGGACGTGTTCCTGAGGATGACGGGACGCGCGCTGCGGGACTGA
- a CDS encoding MaoC family dehydratase N-terminal domain-containing protein, translating into MAEQRFSVITEKGMSDLRKLVGVPVQDSLEPWCYEATRDNIRHWAHGIGDDNPLWCDPAYAGNTGYGRLVAPPSFIFPLNRSFSGYVAGLPGIHAMFAGIDVTWHHPMLLGDEFTTKVWLKELVEHQTRFAGRSIQQIYRCEFYNQNRQLVAEGDSWCFRTERDTAREQGTKYEAVKKKAAVHYTRDELAKIFALYAAEQIRGAEPRYVEDVHVGDQLPRMVKGPMTVTGFIAFAQGWGGLYIRANKLAWKQLQKHPGLGIANRFGIPDVPERVHWDDDLAALVGTPAAYDYGPERCSWMAHHLTNWMGDDGSLRHLHVEIRRHNPVGDTLYIDGEVSRSFAENGAHYVEIKQKAVNQDSELSVLATGIVRLSSRTA; encoded by the coding sequence ATGGCTGAGCAACGCTTTTCCGTAATTACCGAGAAGGGGATGTCCGACCTGCGCAAGCTCGTCGGCGTACCGGTTCAAGACTCGCTTGAGCCGTGGTGTTACGAGGCGACTCGCGACAATATCCGCCACTGGGCCCACGGCATCGGTGACGACAATCCGCTGTGGTGCGACCCGGCATATGCCGGGAATACCGGCTACGGCCGGCTGGTAGCGCCGCCCTCTTTTATTTTTCCGCTCAACCGCTCCTTCAGCGGCTATGTCGCTGGATTGCCGGGAATCCATGCGATGTTCGCAGGCATCGATGTAACCTGGCACCATCCGATGCTGCTCGGCGACGAGTTCACGACCAAGGTATGGCTCAAGGAACTCGTAGAGCATCAGACGCGATTCGCCGGTCGCTCCATTCAACAGATCTATCGGTGTGAGTTCTACAACCAGAATCGGCAGCTGGTCGCCGAAGGCGATAGCTGGTGTTTTCGCACCGAACGTGACACCGCGCGCGAACAAGGCACCAAGTACGAGGCGGTGAAGAAGAAGGCGGCGGTGCACTACACCCGCGACGAGCTCGCGAAAATTTTCGCGCTCTACGCCGCCGAGCAAATCCGGGGTGCCGAGCCGCGTTACGTCGAAGACGTGCACGTCGGCGACCAGCTGCCGAGGATGGTCAAGGGGCCGATGACCGTCACCGGCTTTATCGCGTTCGCGCAGGGCTGGGGCGGCCTCTACATCCGCGCCAACAAACTTGCGTGGAAGCAACTCCAGAAGCATCCGGGGCTGGGCATCGCGAATCGGTTTGGCATTCCCGACGTACCCGAACGGGTTCATTGGGACGACGACCTGGCAGCACTAGTAGGCACCCCTGCGGCATATGACTACGGCCCCGAGCGGTGCTCGTGGATGGCGCACCATCTGACCAACTGGATGGGCGACGACGGTTCCCTGCGCCATCTGCACGTCGAGATTCGCCGCCACAATCCCGTCGGCGACACGCTCTACATCGATGGCGAAGTATCGCGGTCCTTTGCGGAGAACGGCGCGCACTATGTGGAGATCAAACAGAAGGCGGTGAATCAAGACAGCGAACTGTCGGTGCTGGCCACCGGCATCGTCCGGCTATCATCTCGCACAGCATGA
- a CDS encoding bifunctional riboflavin kinase/FAD synthetase gives MEIIRDLERLTRHSHPVVTPGNFDGVHLGHRAILKATIDRARAAGGTAFALTYEPLPQKFLFPERAPQLILAPPDKLELLRLSGLDGVIVLEFNLRLSEVEPRDFVREYLLGKIGAREVIIGHSVNFGHKRAGNAAVMVELGHELGFDTAVVGPVRVGGTEVSSTKIRELISGGDLRGASELLGRYHFLHGPVVHGRERGRTIGFPTANIESDTECIPPDGVYATRVVLDDGAFGSITNIGMRPTFNEGVRSVEAHIFDFSRDIYGQRVKLELIERIRGERKFASGDALRSQIAIDLTRARQILATV, from the coding sequence ATGGAGATAATTCGCGATCTGGAGCGGCTCACGCGCCACTCTCACCCCGTGGTCACGCCCGGCAACTTCGATGGGGTGCATCTGGGCCATCGGGCGATCCTGAAGGCCACCATCGATCGTGCTCGCGCCGCGGGGGGCACCGCCTTTGCGCTCACTTACGAACCGCTACCCCAAAAATTCCTATTCCCGGAGCGTGCTCCGCAGCTAATCCTGGCGCCGCCGGACAAGTTGGAACTGCTGCGCCTGTCGGGACTCGATGGTGTGATCGTGCTGGAATTCAACTTGCGACTTAGCGAGGTGGAGCCGCGCGATTTCGTGCGCGAGTACCTGCTGGGGAAAATCGGCGCACGCGAAGTGATCATCGGTCACAGCGTCAATTTCGGCCATAAGCGCGCCGGGAACGCAGCGGTGATGGTCGAACTGGGGCACGAGCTGGGATTTGACACCGCGGTGGTCGGACCCGTCAGAGTCGGTGGGACGGAAGTCAGCTCGACCAAGATTCGCGAGCTCATCTCGGGCGGCGATTTGCGCGGCGCCTCCGAGCTGCTGGGCCGGTATCACTTCCTGCACGGTCCGGTCGTGCATGGGCGTGAGCGCGGGCGCACGATCGGCTTTCCAACCGCAAACATCGAGAGCGACACCGAATGCATCCCGCCCGATGGGGTTTACGCGACCAGGGTGGTGCTGGACGACGGTGCGTTCGGCTCGATAACCAACATCGGAATGCGCCCGACATTTAACGAAGGGGTACGTTCGGTCGAGGCGCACATCTTCGACTTCAGTCGCGACATATACGGTCAGCGCGTGAAGCTGGAGCTAATCGAACGCATCCGGGGCGAGAGGAAATTCGCGAGCGGTGACGCCCTGCGCAGTCAGATCGCTATCGATTTAACCAGGGCCAGGCAAATTCTGGCCACGGTCTAA
- a CDS encoding ABC transporter permease produces MGHALIVCIKDLRQRLRDRTAILTAIGAPLALTLLMGSALGGSHGGSGMRLAIADLEHSELSSRFVAFLERPTLQGKVHVEAADSVLAAETMIQQHQAECAVVLGAGFAQAIERGDPPPAEILAARGEQFAMLATRGLLRGFMNRAVLSGDHTIREVIPVSAGGQLRVVDFFAVSMTVLFLIFGVLSGVRAMQAEVDSRTILRLIASPSQPYAIFVGKFAALMLIGLLQMGTMVLATSVLFGTRWGNPLPVTALMFTSVLMAIGLTGFLMSLANNAEQGTALAAIVITLLSIVGGQFLPPQGLPDVFETLTRLTPNGQAQFGFIDLSAAGVGGSLLTIAQPLAFTAVVGLSGIAFAGLRARGALQRMT; encoded by the coding sequence ATGGGTCACGCGCTCATCGTTTGTATCAAGGACCTTCGCCAGCGGCTGCGCGATCGTACCGCGATTCTGACGGCTATCGGCGCACCGCTCGCGCTGACCTTGCTGATGGGTTCGGCGCTCGGCGGTTCACACGGCGGATCCGGGATGCGGCTTGCTATCGCGGATCTCGAGCATTCAGAGCTCTCATCGCGGTTTGTCGCCTTCCTTGAGAGGCCGACGCTGCAGGGAAAGGTTCACGTGGAAGCCGCCGATTCGGTCCTGGCAGCAGAGACGATGATTCAGCAGCATCAGGCGGAGTGTGCAGTAGTACTGGGCGCTGGATTTGCGCAGGCGATCGAGCGCGGCGATCCTCCGCCCGCGGAAATTCTGGCCGCACGTGGCGAGCAATTCGCGATGCTGGCGACGCGCGGGCTGCTGCGCGGATTCATGAACCGTGCGGTACTTTCCGGCGACCATACGATCCGCGAGGTGATTCCGGTCTCTGCGGGCGGGCAGTTGCGGGTCGTCGATTTCTTCGCCGTGTCGATGACGGTGCTCTTCCTCATCTTCGGAGTGTTGTCGGGGGTTCGTGCGATGCAGGCGGAGGTCGATTCGCGCACGATCTTGCGGCTGATCGCGTCACCGTCGCAGCCCTACGCGATCTTCGTAGGAAAATTCGCTGCCTTGATGCTTATAGGACTACTGCAGATGGGGACTATGGTCCTCGCAACCTCGGTCTTGTTCGGCACGCGCTGGGGAAATCCGCTGCCTGTGACGGCGCTGATGTTTACCAGTGTGCTGATGGCGATTGGGCTGACCGGGTTCTTAATGAGCCTCGCCAACAATGCCGAACAGGGCACTGCACTGGCGGCAATAGTTATCACCCTGCTCTCGATCGTCGGTGGCCAATTCCTGCCCCCGCAAGGACTACCTGATGTGTTCGAAACGCTGACTCGACTCACACCAAACGGGCAGGCCCAGTTCGGCTTTATCGACTTGTCGGCCGCCGGCGTGGGTGGAAGCCTGCTCACAATCGCTCAGCCCCTGGCATTCACCGCGGTAGTTGGGTTGAGCGGAATCGCGTTCGCGGGACTTCGGGCTCGCGGCGCGCTGCAGAGGATGACGTAA
- a CDS encoding FAD-binding oxidoreductase, translated as MNRRAFLKAIGSAALLPILPHPLSAATNTNFTRVRPRDPAWPSKTAWKQLDETVGGNLIPVDFPISILQKDPDSDAAKQLWKNLKNPFFIGDQPGLTQSLGWVDAWDTKPSVYAVAARNAEDIAAAVKFARDNNLRLAVKGGGHSYQGTSNAADSLLIWTRHMHDIEMHDAFVPQGCEQTLKPQPAVTLGAGTIWMQAYQAVTTKGGKYVQGGGCTTVGVAGLIQSGGFGSYSKHYGTAAAGLLEAEVVTADGQIRIANATNNPDLFWALKGGGGGSYGVISKVTLRVHDLPEHFGGANFKVKVSSDDAYRRLIRQFVSFYKENLFNDHWGEQARFRPDNVFEINMSSQGLDRAEANKVWQPFLEWLKSSSSDYSFQGRVVIGTVPAQRWWDVDWWKEHWPEIAIPNTGMLSGLLDRVLVDVIPQPVFKLDERPGANPSNAWWQGDAGQCGWYLWGMESLWIPGALLEGNSQQHLADALFAASRHSGLELHCNKGLAGAPPDVIAAAKDTATNPAVLDAFALAIVGDAQGSAYPGIPGHEPEVAQGRAARKRVDDCVDQLRAVTGATGAYWSESNYFEKDWQQAYWGSNHPRLAQLKAKYDPDGLFFVHNGVGSEQWSRDGFTKL; from the coding sequence ATGAATAGAAGAGCATTCCTCAAAGCAATCGGATCAGCGGCGCTGCTGCCTATCCTGCCGCATCCACTATCGGCGGCTACGAACACAAACTTCACGCGAGTTCGTCCTAGGGATCCGGCGTGGCCCTCTAAGACCGCGTGGAAGCAGCTTGACGAAACGGTCGGCGGCAATCTTATTCCCGTCGATTTTCCGATTTCGATCCTTCAGAAGGATCCGGACAGCGACGCAGCCAAGCAGCTTTGGAAGAATCTGAAGAATCCTTTTTTTATCGGCGATCAGCCGGGGCTTACTCAGTCACTCGGTTGGGTCGATGCGTGGGACACCAAACCAAGTGTTTACGCAGTCGCGGCGAGGAACGCTGAAGACATCGCGGCGGCGGTTAAATTCGCGCGCGACAACAATCTGCGCCTCGCGGTCAAAGGCGGGGGGCATAGCTACCAGGGGACGTCCAACGCGGCCGACTCACTGCTCATCTGGACGCGGCACATGCACGATATCGAGATGCATGACGCGTTCGTGCCGCAGGGATGTGAACAGACTCTGAAGCCACAGCCCGCGGTCACGCTCGGCGCAGGAACGATCTGGATGCAGGCGTATCAGGCGGTCACCACCAAGGGCGGGAAGTATGTCCAGGGCGGAGGATGTACAACGGTAGGTGTCGCGGGCCTCATCCAGAGCGGTGGCTTTGGAAGCTATTCGAAACACTATGGCACGGCAGCCGCGGGCCTGCTCGAGGCCGAGGTCGTCACGGCGGACGGCCAGATTCGAATTGCCAACGCAACCAATAATCCCGATCTGTTCTGGGCGTTGAAAGGCGGCGGTGGCGGAAGCTACGGGGTGATTAGCAAGGTGACGCTGCGCGTTCACGATCTTCCCGAGCACTTCGGCGGGGCCAACTTCAAAGTCAAGGTCTCTTCGGACGATGCCTATCGGCGGCTTATCCGCCAGTTTGTGAGCTTCTACAAAGAGAATCTCTTCAACGATCATTGGGGAGAGCAGGCGCGCTTCCGGCCGGACAACGTATTTGAGATCAACATGTCCTCGCAGGGACTTGACCGAGCCGAGGCGAACAAGGTGTGGCAGCCGTTTCTCGAATGGCTGAAGAGTTCATCGAGTGACTATTCGTTCCAAGGACGAGTTGTGATCGGAACCGTGCCGGCTCAACGTTGGTGGGATGTCGACTGGTGGAAGGAGCATTGGCCCGAGATCGCAATCCCCAATACAGGAATGTTGAGCGGTCTTCTCGATCGTGTCCTGGTTGACGTCATTCCGCAACCAGTCTTCAAGCTCGACGAGCGGCCGGGTGCGAATCCGAGTAACGCGTGGTGGCAAGGCGATGCCGGTCAGTGCGGTTGGTACCTCTGGGGAATGGAGTCGCTATGGATTCCAGGCGCGCTGCTCGAGGGCAACTCGCAGCAGCATCTCGCCGACGCCTTGTTTGCGGCCTCGCGCCATTCAGGTCTCGAGTTGCATTGCAATAAGGGACTCGCGGGAGCGCCACCGGACGTGATCGCAGCTGCAAAGGATACAGCAACCAATCCCGCGGTGCTGGACGCATTTGCGCTCGCGATCGTCGGTGACGCGCAGGGCTCAGCCTATCCTGGAATTCCGGGTCACGAGCCTGAAGTTGCGCAGGGGCGCGCCGCTCGAAAGCGCGTTGATGATTGTGTCGATCAGCTACGCGCCGTGACCGGGGCGACCGGAGCTTACTGGAGCGAGAGCAATTACTTCGAGAAGGATTGGCAGCAAGCGTACTGGGGCAGCAATCATCCGCGGCTCGCTCAGCTCAAAGCTAAGTACGATCCAGACGGGCTATTCTTCGTTCACAATGGAGTCGGCTCCGAACAGTGGAGCCGCGACGGATTCACCAAGCTGTAA
- a CDS encoding ABC transporter permease has protein sequence MPHSWNVIFGAASASGAGVSRDRRRLTALFLVPVTVMAIVGFAMGGYSSQSFAVGIIDRAHTRESRALAQALVANEQFRIREYTDQDRLRMAVFRGRMNAGILIPPGWHGERNLPVYFSSASSTSTIVRVGIDAELSAMAHGGKPLDARVRYPAGGHAGSPRLGFAYTAPANLVLFVMINGFVSALTILQLRERGISRRLLAAPRRTWELFAMLAVGPAQQMIAQAVFVILSARFFFGVHWGDTLGLLLITAAVTSLGVAIVLLMGTVFRTPQQATSLGPWIGVALGMLGGCMWPLEVVPPFMKTLAHLSPASWAMDAYLGLIFDHATAFEVVPDAAMVFAFAVVIAMFGIVRLRPQLSR, from the coding sequence ATGCCGCACAGCTGGAATGTCATCTTCGGCGCTGCTTCCGCCAGCGGTGCCGGAGTAAGCCGCGATCGCCGCCGGCTCACGGCGCTGTTCCTGGTGCCGGTGACGGTGATGGCAATCGTGGGATTCGCAATGGGCGGCTACAGCAGCCAATCGTTCGCGGTCGGGATAATCGATCGCGCGCACACCCGGGAAAGCCGCGCGCTAGCTCAAGCGCTGGTAGCAAACGAGCAGTTTCGCATTCGTGAATATACCGATCAGGACCGGCTTCGGATGGCAGTGTTCCGGGGCAGAATGAACGCGGGAATCCTGATTCCACCCGGATGGCACGGTGAGCGAAACCTGCCTGTGTACTTCTCCAGCGCCAGCAGTACCTCAACCATCGTGCGCGTTGGTATCGATGCCGAACTGAGCGCGATGGCGCACGGTGGCAAACCGCTCGATGCTCGGGTTCGGTATCCAGCGGGAGGGCACGCTGGTTCTCCTCGACTGGGATTCGCGTACACCGCCCCCGCGAACCTGGTGCTGTTCGTGATGATCAACGGCTTCGTGTCGGCGCTTACCATTCTCCAGCTTCGCGAACGAGGAATTTCGCGCCGACTTTTGGCCGCGCCTAGGCGCACCTGGGAACTCTTTGCGATGCTCGCGGTCGGACCGGCGCAGCAAATGATCGCGCAGGCGGTGTTCGTGATTCTCAGCGCGAGGTTTTTCTTCGGCGTTCACTGGGGCGATACGCTGGGGCTGTTGTTGATCACGGCGGCGGTCACCTCGCTGGGGGTTGCGATCGTATTGTTGATGGGAACGGTGTTCCGCACTCCGCAGCAAGCGACTTCACTCGGACCATGGATCGGGGTGGCACTCGGAATGCTGGGGGGATGCATGTGGCCGCTCGAAGTGGTGCCGCCATTCATGAAAACTCTTGCACATCTGTCTCCGGCATCGTGGGCGATGGACGCATATCTGGGTTTGATTTTCGATCATGCGACAGCGTTCGAAGTGGTTCCGGACGCAGCGATGGTCTTCGCCTTTGCGGTGGTTATCGCAATGTTCGGCATTGTCCGCCTCCGCCCGCAGTTGTCGCGGTGA
- a CDS encoding SbmA/BacA-like family transporter codes for MKLLMCVGGLGAIGLALGAYGTYLSRDVTNALLGKHLIPFYHLMLLAVAATIAGAFAKVFEEYTGGLLYIEWREWLTHYFVDQGFAHRAFYRMSLVGKVDNPDQRIADDIGSFVEWTERLTVPLVFAIAGVATYFAILWSISSSLALFLIAYAIAGTYFSVVIGRRLIGLNYFQERYQGDFRFGLVHVRDNIEPIFMYGGERHESDQLRHRFAAVVRNFKDLILWKRNLGFLTDSYGGLAVLVPTLFLAAAYVAGRIQFGQVPQAAAAFAALHTALSIIVTNFVDITNYANVVVRLGEYLEEADAARKFDADGDHKMIEIADGPGVELDQLTVMTPDGGRTLIQDLNVDVSALEPVLVQGPSGTGKTSLMRALAGIWREGSGTVTRPPLADVMFLPQRPYMVLGSLRDQLTYPKASGKSDEQLYEMLRTVNLSNLPERFGGLDAEMHWADVLSPGEQQRLAFARLLLNRPRFAFLDEATSALDVANEQLMYELLSKQAIPFLSSGHRPTLLKFHRNVLQLSPDREWKIGASDDFEVQTAA; via the coding sequence GTGAAGCTGCTGATGTGTGTCGGGGGGCTCGGGGCGATAGGACTCGCGCTCGGCGCATACGGGACGTACCTGAGCCGGGACGTCACCAACGCGCTGCTGGGGAAGCACCTGATCCCCTTTTACCACTTAATGTTGCTGGCCGTGGCGGCGACGATAGCCGGTGCGTTCGCAAAAGTCTTTGAGGAATACACGGGCGGCCTGCTGTATATCGAGTGGCGCGAATGGCTCACGCATTATTTCGTGGACCAGGGATTTGCGCATCGTGCGTTCTACCGCATGAGTCTGGTCGGCAAGGTCGATAATCCCGACCAGCGAATCGCCGACGATATCGGCTCGTTCGTCGAATGGACCGAACGGCTCACAGTTCCGCTGGTGTTTGCGATCGCCGGGGTAGCTACGTACTTCGCGATCCTGTGGTCGATCTCATCGTCGCTTGCGCTGTTCCTGATTGCCTATGCGATCGCGGGCACCTACTTCTCGGTAGTCATAGGACGGCGGCTCATCGGTCTCAACTATTTCCAGGAAAGGTACCAGGGGGATTTCCGCTTCGGCCTGGTTCACGTGCGCGACAATATCGAGCCGATCTTCATGTACGGCGGCGAGCGGCACGAATCGGATCAGTTGCGCCACCGGTTCGCGGCGGTGGTCAGAAACTTCAAGGACCTGATCCTGTGGAAGCGCAATCTCGGATTTCTGACCGATTCGTACGGCGGCCTGGCCGTGCTGGTTCCGACTTTATTCCTGGCCGCGGCCTATGTCGCGGGCCGGATCCAGTTCGGACAGGTGCCGCAAGCCGCCGCCGCCTTCGCGGCGCTGCACACGGCGCTGTCGATCATCGTGACCAACTTTGTGGACATTACCAATTACGCAAACGTCGTGGTCCGCCTGGGCGAATATCTCGAGGAGGCGGACGCCGCGCGTAAATTCGACGCCGATGGTGATCACAAAATGATCGAAATTGCCGACGGACCCGGCGTGGAGCTCGACCAGCTGACCGTGATGACTCCCGATGGCGGCAGGACGCTGATCCAGGACCTGAACGTGGACGTGAGCGCGCTCGAGCCGGTGCTGGTTCAGGGGCCCAGCGGAACCGGCAAGACTTCGCTGATGCGCGCGTTGGCGGGAATCTGGCGCGAAGGAAGCGGCACTGTTACTCGCCCCCCGCTCGCCGACGTTATGTTTCTGCCGCAGCGTCCTTACATGGTGTTAGGCTCGCTGCGCGATCAGCTCACCTATCCAAAAGCTTCTGGAAAGAGCGACGAACAACTTTATGAGATGCTGCGAACGGTGAATCTGTCGAATCTGCCCGAGCGATTCGGCGGGCTCGACGCGGAGATGCATTGGGCGGATGTACTGTCGCCGGGTGAGCAGCAGCGGCTCGCATTCGCGCGTCTGCTTCTGAATCGCCCACGATTTGCGTTCCTGGACGAAGCGACCAGCGCGCTTGACGTCGCAAACGAACAGTTGATGTATGAGTTGTTGAGCAAACAGGCGATTCCATTCCTGAGCTCGGGTCATCGTCCCACTCTTCTGAAGTTCCATCGCAACGTCCTGCAACTCTCGCCCGATCGCGAGTGGAAGATTGGAGCAAGTGACGACTTCGAGGTGCAAACGGCAGCATAG